From one Rhodamnia argentea isolate NSW1041297 chromosome 1, ASM2092103v1, whole genome shotgun sequence genomic stretch:
- the LOC115731152 gene encoding protein FAR1-RELATED SEQUENCE 1-like: MGLLREYVVGLFGTNGPEYKVMGGPSNEVVNCTCNHFETVGILCCHALKVLDHLDIKLIPSAYILKRWTREARDEILEKHGLDTHGNGDMDVIDRYREVCLEFVKIAVKGSQTIRRYEFIKKMILTINKSLDEMPLGGESQRNLIGLSEDTSLVAKCMGFKKKDGCKGGKRHKSCLEKNKTKRKNNLLSRFEAPRDFNMPSMIASLGDGCGFVVRINGFHFMRGRVFHIY, from the exons ATGGGTCTCTTGCGGGAATATGTTGTTGGTTTATTTGGTACAAATGGTCCAGAGTACAAGGTCATGGGTGGCCCAAGCAATGAAGTGGTGAATTGTacttgtaatcattttgagacCGTTGGGATATTATGTTGCCATGCGTTGAAGGTGCTTGATCACTTGGACATAAAGTTAATTCCTAGTGcttacattttgaagagatggacacGTGAAGCAAGAGATGAAATACTCGAGAAGCATGGTTTAGATACTCAT GGGAATGGTGACATGGATGTTATTGATAGATATAGAGAGGTGTGTCTCGAGTTTGTGAAGATAGCAGTTAAGGGCTCACAAACTATTCGGAGatatgaatttatcaagaagatgatcttgacCATAAACAAATCTCTCGATGAAATGCCACTTGGAGGTGAGTCTCAAAGAAATTTGATAGGCTTAAGTGAAGATACAAGTCTTGTTGCAAAATGTATGGGcttcaagaagaaagatggatgcaAAGGAGGAAAGCGACATAAGAGCTGTCTAGagaagaataaaacaaaaagaaagaa TAATCTACTCAGTAGGTTTGAGGCACCACGAGACTTCAATATGCCTTCCATGATAGCATCGCTTGGTGACGG TTGTGGATTTGTTGTCCGGATTAATGGTTTTCACTTTATGAGAGGTAGAGTTTTTCATATTTACTGA